The sequence below is a genomic window from Trichosurus vulpecula isolate mTriVul1 chromosome 5, mTriVul1.pri, whole genome shotgun sequence.
GAGGTTACTGCTAATAACCACATTTTTATACCTGGCAATCTAATGTGCCTCATCCCAGGCTTGCCTCAGCCAAGGTCACATTTACGAATAATACCTTACATTTACACAGTATACTTTTCTAAATGCTTTCACATCTACTatccatttgagcctcacaacaaccctgtgaggtaggtatgacaggtattattattccccttTGTACATATCAGGATATTGATGCACAGGTAGATGATCTAAATTGCCTAAGAACTTGGGGACACACAGGAAGTCAGGGGCAGAAGTAGGACTAGAGATTTCCTCATGTCCAGCCCCGGACTTTTTCTAAATACCATGCTGGCCCACATATTTCTGGAGAGTCCTCCATTAATTAGTAATGGGCTTCCAGGAAAGAAACTGGCCTGTGTATGCATTCCTGTTGCTCCACAAATATATGGTTCATCTTCCCTCTTTCTGAGGGCCAGGTGCACAGGAAAGGATGTCAGGGAACATTGAGGGCAGCCATTAGAAAGCAGATGTTACTACTACTAGTTTAGGGAATAACTTTCTTACAACAGGCCCCTAACTTTTGGTGCTAGAAATTAACTTCTGAAGCAATTTTTCCAGTCCTAGCTGAAAAGCACCAGTTGCTTCTTCTACTGCTGTAGCCAAACGTCTGACTGCAATGACAGCATCCCTGCGGAGCTCATTGGCCGTGTCTTGCTGGGCACTGGCCTCCTCACCAATAGCAATCAGCCTGTCCAGTTTTTCTTCCTCACGCTTGGAAAGTTCTCGTGCCAGTCTCCTGTTTTCTGCCAACTCAGCAGCAATGGTCCTGGCCACTGAACGCCTTCTACGCCGTGCCCACCTTGGAGGTGGTTGGTTGGTGAAAGCCCCATCCCCACCAGAAACAAGATGGATTCTAGAGGAAGAGGCTTGGGGCTGCTGTGTGGAGGCTATGCCAAGGGTGTTGCGGCTCGTGCTGGCACAGGGACCCGGCTCACAGGACACACCCACTCTGGTCACAGTGCTGCTATGACAGGGAGCAACTGCACCTCTGTAAAGGCTGTGGGAGCTGCTGTAGCTGGGGATCGCTTGAGAGCAGCCTGCAAAACAAAGCAACAATGTTGCAAAGTGGACTCTTCCGCTAAGGGAATGCTTTGAAGCCAGCAGCAGAGAACAGCCACAAATAGACTATAGCCCCTGGAAGGAGCCCTTTTCACTTGGGTTAGGGAGGAATTCAGCCCCTGACTTTTGGAGTTATGAGGATTAAGTTGCTATGTCTATAACAATCTTTCCCCAACCCTTATGACGGCCCATCCCCCCTTACCTATCAAAACTTTGAGTCCAAATCTACAAATTTTTTTACAGTTATCTAAAGAAATAACGCTTTCACCACTTTGGATTTACATAGAACTTTTCATCTTTTAGGGTCCCAACCTGTGATGACAGACCCAAGTGCGTGGGCTTTTGAAGCCAACAGTTCATATGTCCGCCCATCCCCAAACCAATGATTCACTAGGCTTGAGGAAGACCACTGGCaagaccccaccccccaaccatgCACTCATGCCTAAGACCATGGCATTATAGGACCCCAATATTTTCTCACTCTTGGGAGTTACCTGCACCTGAGGCTTCATCCCAGGAATCCTCAAGGTCACCGGTCTCAGGCATCTGGTTACCGATTCCCACACTTAGGTGACAATTCTCATCTGATTCCTTAGCTGCTCTCAAGATAGTCTGATGATCTGCTGCCTGATTCCTCTTTGCCTTCAAGTTGCTGTTTCCCTCTTCCCCTGGGAGGTCAGAGGCTACTAAGTTCTGATCACATTGCTTGGTCCAGACAGCATCCTCCATTAAATTATCTGGGTCAGTCACTACCTGATTTCGGAGAAGCTGATCCAGTGTATCATAAAATGGGCAGTGTGGAGGGTCACCCATACTGGTGGCATGGGCAACATAAGCCTTTAAATATAAAGCCTTCAAAACTTTAAACTTGGAGCGGCACTGACGTTCTGTGCGTCGGAAACCTTCCTGATGCATTCGTTTTGACACAGCCTGATAGACATCTGCATTATGGTGGACAGTCTGGAGGCGCTGAATATACTCTGCCTCACCCAGTATGGCCAGAAGAGTACGTGTCTCCTGTCTGGACCAGCGGATGCCCGCACTGCTATTGGTAGTGGCCATTGTGGAATGGGAAACTGTTGAAGGCTCCTGAGCATCAAGTTGCAACAATGAAGACTTGGGGGAAGCTCTGTGTGGTCTCAGTATATTTCCTGGAGCCAGTTGCTTCCTCCTTCTCGGGACTAAATGCTGTGGAACCAGGTCCAAGGACCGCATGTCTGGCTAGAAGGCCAGATGGGCATGAGTTACAGGGAGGGTGTAAGGAAGACTTTGGCATCAAGTTAGATGGTGCTACTTGTGAGTGGTTCATTGATAGGCATG
It includes:
- the LOC118850075 gene encoding zinc finger and SCAN domain containing 29; this translates as MRSLDLVPQHLVPRRRKQLAPGNILRPHRASPKSSLLQLDAQEPSTVSHSTMATTNSSAGIRWSRQETRTLLAILGEAEYIQRLQTVHHNADVYQAVSKRMHQEGFRRTERQCRSKFKVLKALYLKAYVAHATSMGDPPHCPFYDTLDQLLRNQVVTDPDNLMEDAVWTKQCDQNLVASDLPGEEGNSNLKAKRNQAADHQTILRAAKESDENCHLSVGIGNQMPETGDLEDSWDEASGAGCSQAIPSYSSSHSLYRGAVAPCHSSTVTRVGVSCEPGPCASTSRNTLGIASTQQPQASSSRIHLVSGGDGAFTNQPPPRWARRRRRSVARTIAAELAENRRLARELSKREEEKLDRLIAIGEEASAQQDTANELRRDAVIAVRRLATAVEEATGAFQLGLEKLLQKLISSTKS